One stretch of Zingiber officinale cultivar Zhangliang chromosome 6B, Zo_v1.1, whole genome shotgun sequence DNA includes these proteins:
- the LOC121993085 gene encoding tubulin beta chain-like, which translates to MREILHIQGGQCGNQIGAKFWEVICDEHGIDGTGKYTGDSDLQLERINVYYNEASGGRYVPRAVLMDLEPGTMDSVRSGPFGQVFRPDNFVFGQSGAGNNWAKGHYTEGAELIDSVLDVVRKEAENCDCLQGFQVCHSLGGGTGSGMGTLLISKIREEYPDRMMLTFSVFPSPKVSDTVVEPYNATLSVHQLVENADECMVLDNEALYDICFRTLKLSNPTFGDLNHLISATMSGVTCCLRFPGQLNSDLRKLAVNLIPFPRLHFFMVGFAPLTSRGSQQYRALTVPELTQQMWDAKNMMCAADPRHGRYLTASAMFRGKMSTKEVDEQMLNVQNKNSSYFVEWIPNNVKSSVCDIPPKGLKMASTFIGNSTSIQEMFRRVSEQFTAMFRRKAFLHWYTGEGMDEMEFTEAESNMNDLVAEYQQYQDATADDEEYEEGEGEEEVEG; encoded by the exons ATGAGAGAGATCCTTCACATCCAAGGCGGGCAGTGCGGGAACCAGATCGGGGCCAAGTTTTGGGAGGTAATCTGCGACGAACACGGCATCGACGGCACTGGGAAGTACACCGGCGATTCGGACCTCCAGCTCGAGAGGATCAACGTCTATTACAATGAGGCCAGCGGTGGGCGCTACGTCCCTCGCGCGGTGCTCATGGATCTTGAGCCCGGAACTATGGATTCCGTCCGATCTGGGCCCTTTGGCCAGGTTTTTAGACCGGATAACTTCGTCTTCGGCCAGTCCGGTGCTGGTAACAATTGGGCCAAAGGGCATTACACGGAGGGTGCTGAGCTCATTGACTCGGTGCTTGATGTGGTCAGGAAGGAGGCAGAGAACTGCGACTGCTTGCAGG GGTTCCAAGTGTGCCATTCTTTGGGAGGAGGTACTGGGTCAGGCATGGGGACCCTTCTCATCTCAAAGATCAGAGAGGAATATCCAGATAGAATGATGCTTACCTTCTCAGTGTTCCCCTCTCCCAAGGTGTCTGATACTGTTGTCGAGCCATACAATGCTACACTGTCAGTTCATCAACTTGTTGAGAATGCTGACGAATGTATGGTACTTGACAACGAAGCACTGTATGATATCTGTTTCCGCACCTTGAAGCTTTCAAATCCTACCT TTGGTGATCTCAATCACTTAATCTCTGCTACAATGAGCGGTGTCACTTGCTGCCTTCGCTTCCCTGGACAGCTTAATTCTGACCTTCGGAAGCTTGCAGTCAACCTCATCCCTTTTCCCCGCCTCCACTTTTTCATGGTAGGATTTGCACCCCTCACATCAAGGGGTTCGCAACAATATCGGGCTCTCACTGTTCCTGAATTAACCCAACAAATGTGGGATGCCAAGAATATGATGTGTGCTGCTGATCCTCGCCATGGCCGATACTTGACCGCTTCAGCCATGTTCCGTGGGAAGATGAGCACTAAGGAAGTTGACGAGCAAATGCTCAATGTTCAGAACAAGAATTCATCCTACTTTGTGGAGTGGATACCAAACAACGTTAAGTCCAGTGTGTGTGATATTCCACCCAAGGGACTCAAGATGGCATCTACTTTCATTGGCAACTCTACCTCCATCCAAGAAATGTTCAGGAGGGTTAGCGAACAATTCACAGCCATGTTCAGGAGGAAAGCTTTCTTGCATTGGTACACTGGAGAAGGTATGGACGAGATGGAGTTCACGGAGGCCGAGAGCAACATGAATGATCTGGTGGCTGAGTACCAGCAGTACCAAGATGCAACTGCAGACGATGAAGAGTACGAGGAAGGGGAAGGCGAGGAGGAGGTGGAAGGCTGA